The genomic segment CCAGCGCCGCCTTGGCGCCGTCTTTCGTCAGCTCACGGGAGGAATTTTCCAGCCCGTCGGTCATGATGACGATCACGGCCTTTTCCGGCTGGTCGGCTTCGGCGAGGCTCACCATGCGTCCGATCGCGTCGAACAGGGGCGTCATGCCGCGCGGATTGGCCTCGTCATCGGTAACATTGTTCCAGTCCTCGGCCTTCACGCTGTCGCGCAACACGTCGAACTGCATGCCTTCCTGATAGTCGAACACGGCGAGCGTGACATCGGTCTCGATGTCCTCGCCGTCGATCTCGCCCTCATCGGCCTCTCCGACACTTGCGGCATAGGCGTTGACGGAGCCAAGCGCCTCTTCCCAGATGTCGGACATGGAACCTGTCCGGTCGAGCAGAATGTAGGAATGTACCGCCCCCGGATCTTCCGGAGGTTCCGGCTGAATCTTGGCGCTGGCCGTCCCTGCCAGCGCGATGGCGGCGGCTCCGAATGTCAGTTTTGCGATGAAGGATTTCATCCCGGCGTCCCTTCCAGTTTTATGGCCCAGTTTTATGGCCGGAAGCGCCGGCCGCGTGCGTCTAGGGCCCCCACGGCCCGATTGAATAAACGATCGGTTAGGATTGAGGCGCGTTCGTGGCGGCTTGTTGCCGTTTGGAAGGTAAAAGGCCCGCCGGGATGCCAGCGGGCCTTCCAGTCTGAACAGGCGTTCAGGTTCGGCTTATTTCTTCCGTATGAAGAAGCCTTTTCGCTTCTCACCGGTTCTCTGCTGAACATCCGCCTCGCCGGCCTCTTCGCGGTCTGCTTCGTCGAATTCGACCGGCGCAGATGCGGCCGAGGCATAATAGGCCTGGCTCTTGCGGGCGAGCTTTGCCATTGAGGCAGACATCCGGCCCCGGCCCATGGCCATGGATTTGTGCGCCGAAATGCCGACCGCGTCCGCATCGGCGAAGTTTGCAAACTCCGCGCCCAGGAAAACGGTTTCCCAGCCGCGCTTTTCCGCCCGGTCGAGCGCGGCCTTCACGCCCGCTTTCGTCACTTCGCGGGAGGCATTCTCCGCCCCGTCGGTCATGATGACGATGACGGCCTTTTCCGGATTGTCGGCCTCGGCGATGGAAATGAGCCGCGCGATGGCGTCGAACAGGGGCGTCATGCCACGCGGGCTTGCCTCGCTGTCCGTGACATTGCGCCAGGCATCGGGCTGAACAGCACGGCGCAGAACGTCGAACTGGAGGCCATCCTGCGCGTCGAACACGGCGAGCGTGATCCGGGGCACCACATCCCCGGCCTGCCCGGCGATGTTGGCGGCATAGGCATTCACCGAGCTCAGCGCCTCATCCCAGATGGAAGACATCGAGCCGGTACGGTCGAGAAGAATGTAGGAGTGTATTTTGGCCGGGGATTGGGTCTTGTCGTCTGTCTGGGCCATGGGAGTCCCTCCTCTGCTGGCCCCCCGGCCCGTCAAACGAGATGGGGAGAGGATCGGCCCGCACAAGTGGCAAAATAAAAAACCGGGAGGCTTGCGCGCTCCCGGTCTCTCATTTTTGATCCGCACCCGGCGAAACCAGGCCGCTATATATGGTCTATAGACGGTCTATAGACGGTGTTTGTGAGTGTGTTCGCGGGGCACCCGTCAGGCAAATTGCGGCGCGATGCGCAGGTTGCGGACCCAGCCGATTTTCTCCATCGCGAGCAGGATCGTACCGTTATAATCCACGATCCGGTTCCAGATGCCCTTGCGCGGACGGTGCAGCGCGCTGGTCGGCTCGGAATGGTGGTGGTCGTGGAAAGCCTCGCCGCCTGTCAGCAGACCGATCAGATGGTCTGCCCAGATCGGCGTCTTCAGGTGGCCCAGCACGTTGATGCCGTAGACTGTCGCGTGGAACTGGATGGCCCGGCCGATCACGACACTGGCATGCAGCAGCGCCGTCAGCACCAGCGAACCGCCCGCCGCCCAGACGATCAGATAGATCGCCGCCGGAATGACGAGGTGCACCACAAGACTGATTTCATTATAGAAACGGTCCATCCACACGATGACCGGCTGGTTCTTCAGCCACATGGCCAGCGGGCGTTCCATGTCTTTCTTGTCGCGCCACAGGATCCAGCCGACCCAGGCCCAGCGCTTGGATTCAAACGGATTGTGCGGGTCGCCCGGCTTGTCGGAAAAGCGGTGATGCTGGGAGTGATAGTTCACCCAGTCCTTCACATTGCCCTGCATCGCGATGACCAGATTGATCATGGTCAGCACCTGCCCCGGCACGGCCAGTTCCCCCGCCCGGTGCTGCAGGATGCGGTGCAGCGGCCCGATGCCGGCATTGCAAACGAAAATCGTGAACGCGATCACGGCAAACGCAACCAGCATATACCACCAGTGAAAAGTGAGATGGCTGAGGAAAATGCCCAGCAGAACCATGGTCACAAACAGCGCGACGCCCAGAACGGGATAGCCGAAAGCCGAGAAAAAACTGGCGTAATTGAAGGTCTTCCAGTTTTTTGGAATCGCCAGAGAGCGCGGCAGGGTCATTCAGTTCCTCCAGATGACAGATGGTCTTCCACCGGACCTCTATTCATCCGGCAAGTTAGGGGCATTCTTACGCGGTGTGCCGTTACCGTAAAGATGAATCAGGCGTCACTTATGCGTTATTCTGCCCGCCCGCGTACCGGGCGGCGGGGCCTGCACAGACCGGGTGACAGCCGGGGGTGACTGCAACGCAGGGATTCGGATAGACAATCGGCTTGCCGGGGCGCGTTCGCGCCATGCGAACGGGGTCAGATTTCATGGCGGATGAGCGTCTCCTGCAGGCGATCCAGCAGCTTGAGGAACTCGGTGTCGACTTCGAGTCGAGCCAGGACGACAGCGAAGTCCGCACACTTTGCGACCTCACGCCGGACTGCCGTGAGGCAGGTGAGAACTCGCTTATTCTCAATCGCAGGCAAGGCACGTTCCACTGCCCGAACTGCGGATCGGAAGGCAGTTTCACAGACCTGGTCCGCCTGAAGGAAGAGGTCCGCCGCCAGCGCATCCAGGAGATGCAGCCCCCTCCCCTAGACGCTGAATTGATCGAGGAAACAGACGACCTCGTCCCGGCCGTGCGCCCGCAGGTCAGGGATGGCGAGTTCACACCGGCTCCGGCGAAGGTCAGCCGCAACCTCGCCAGACATGAAGCAAAAGTCAGAACACTCGGCGAGGCCGACAAGCTGGAGGAGCGCTTCC from the uncultured Hyphomonas sp. genome contains:
- a CDS encoding vWA domain-containing protein, with product MAQTDDKTQSPAKIHSYILLDRTGSMSSIWDEALSSVNAYAANIAGQAGDVVPRITLAVFDAQDGLQFDVLRRAVQPDAWRNVTDSEASPRGMTPLFDAIARLISIAEADNPEKAVIVIMTDGAENASREVTKAGVKAALDRAEKRGWETVFLGAEFANFADADAVGISAHKSMAMGRGRMSASMAKLARKSQAYYASAASAPVEFDEADREEAGEADVQQRTGEKRKGFFIRKK
- a CDS encoding VWA domain-containing protein; translation: MKSFIAKLTFGAAAIALAGTASAKIQPEPPEDPGAVHSYILLDRTGSMSDIWEEALGSVNAYAASVGEADEGEIDGEDIETDVTLAVFDYQEGMQFDVLRDSVKAEDWNNVTDDEANPRGMTPLFDAIGRMVSLAEADQPEKAVIVIMTDGLENSSRELTKDGAKAALARAEAKGWEVVFLGAEFASFDDAESVGMDARKTMAVGQGSMQDSMSALAKKSRAYGKGEEAEIEFNEEDRALADEEGVKERQNR
- a CDS encoding acyl-CoA desaturase; this translates as MTLPRSLAIPKNWKTFNYASFFSAFGYPVLGVALFVTMVLLGIFLSHLTFHWWYMLVAFAVIAFTIFVCNAGIGPLHRILQHRAGELAVPGQVLTMINLVIAMQGNVKDWVNYHSQHHRFSDKPGDPHNPFESKRWAWVGWILWRDKKDMERPLAMWLKNQPVIVWMDRFYNEISLVVHLVIPAAIYLIVWAAGGSLVLTALLHASVVIGRAIQFHATVYGINVLGHLKTPIWADHLIGLLTGGEAFHDHHHSEPTSALHRPRKGIWNRIVDYNGTILLAMEKIGWVRNLRIAPQFA